Proteins encoded within one genomic window of Ailuropoda melanoleuca isolate Jingjing chromosome 16, ASM200744v2, whole genome shotgun sequence:
- the CARNS1 gene encoding carnosine synthase 1 isoform X2: protein MLSLDPLGPEWDCPLGSKDLEEEEGPWGGGSGLPPPGSFSGSWRHDVGLDCKGSLEGAEARAWTTYYYSLLQSCLQQAGLPETQDRSQVPRTGNMLLCLSPAWLTKVPAPGQPGEAVLLVSKAVSFHPGGLTFLEDFVPPRRATYFLAGLGLGPGRGREAAELARDLTCPTGASAELARLLEDRLLTRRLLAQQGGVAVPATLAFTYKPPALLRGGDASPGVRLVELSGKEGQEALVKEEVGAFLHSGALGDALQVAVKLSGWRWRGRQALRVYPRVELGTVVDTVLALLEKLEEEESVLVEAVCPPARLPFPGSPPPGPELAVRICAVVCRTQGDRPLLSKVVCSVGRQDRPLRHRSSLPQTLEVALARCGLGETGQVAVVRQRVKTAAEAALAAVLALEAGLSAEQRGGRRARTDFLGLDFALTVAGRALTPVALELNGGLCLEACGALEGLWAAQHPRSAAEDAAAAPLVETMLRRSAHCLMEGKQLLLIGAGGVSKKFVWEAARDYGLKLHLVESDPNHFASQLVQTFIHFDVTEHRRDEENARLLAELVRARGLQLDGCFSYWDDCLVLTALLCQELGLPCSPPAAMRLAKQKSCTQLHLLRCQGPPWPAPSLHAVPCCPLESEADVEKAVHQVPLPGVMKLEFGAGAVGVRLVEDAPQCHEHFSRVARDLQGEADHPGIGLGWGNAMLLMEFVEGTEHDVDLVLFGGRLLAAFVSDNGPTRLPGFTETAACMPTGLAPEQEAQLVQAAFRCCLGCGLLDGVFNVELKLTGAGPKLIEINPRMGGFYLRDWILELYGVDLLLAAAMVACGLRPALPTHPRARGHLVGVMCLMSQHLQVLNSTSSRETLQGLHDQGLLRFNLLEEILEQGEYEEPYCSVACAGSSPAEARLRLLGLCQGLGIDGPDYPVAHFLSHFK from the exons ATG CTCTCCCTGGATCCGCTGGGTCCTGAGTGGGACTGCCCCCTGGGCTCCAAGgacctggaggaagaggagggcccATGGGGAGGAGGCTCTGGCCTGCCGCccccaggctccttctctggTTCCTGGCGCCACGACGTGGGCCTGGACTGCAAGGGCTCGCTCGAGGGGGCGGAGGCCCGGGCCTGGACCACCTACTACTACAGCCTCCTGCAGAGCTGTCTGCAGCAAGCTGGCCTTCCGGAGACCCAGGACCGCAGCCAGGTGCCCCGCACAG gaAACATGCTTCTCTGCCTGTCCCCTGCTTGGCTGACGAAGGTGCCAGCACCTGGACAGCCAGGCGAGGCGGTCCTGCTGGTCTCTAAGGCTGTGAGCTTCCACCCAGGGGGCCTGACATTCCTGGAGGACTTTGTCCCCCCACGCCGAGCCACCTACTTCCTGgcgggcctggggctgggacccGGCCGGGGTCGAGAGGCAGCTGAACTTGCCCGTGACCTGACCTGCCCCACAGGAGCCTCGGCTGAGCTGGCCCGGCTGCTGGAGGACAGGCTGCTGACAAGGCGACTGCTGGCTCAGCAGGGTGGTGTGGCTGTGCCAGCCACCCTGGCTTTCACCTATAAGCCACCGGCACTGCTGCGGGGAGGGGATGCCAGCCCGGGCGTACGGCTGGTGGAGCTGAGTGGCAAAGAGGGCCAGGAGGCGCTGGTGAAGGAGGAAGTAGGGGCCTTTCTGCACTCCGGGGCCCTGGGTGATGCCCTGCAG GTGGCTGTGAAGCTCAGTGGCTGGCGATGGCGGGGGCGGCAGGCCCTGCGTGTGTACCCACGCGTGGAGCTGGGCACGGTGGTGGACACGGTGCTGGCGTTGCTGGAGaaactggaggaggaggagagtgtCTTGGTGGAGGCTGTGTGCCCACCTGCCCGGCTGCCCTTCCCAG GCAGTCCCCCACCTGGCCCTGAGCTGGCTGTGCGGATCTGTGCTGTGGTATGTCGGACACAGGGTGACaggcccctgctgagcaag GTGGTGTGCAGCGTGGGCCGTCAGGACCGGCCTCTGCGGCACCGGAGCTCCTTGCCACAGACGCTGGAGGTGGCACTGGCCCGCTGCGGCCTGGGTGAGACGGGACAGGTGGCGGTCGTGCGACAGCGCGTCAAGACAGCGGCCGAAGCCGCGCTGGCCGCCGTGCTGGCCCTGGAGGCCGGCCTGAGCGCGGAGCAGCGCGGCGGGCGCCGGGCCCGCACGGACTTCCTCG GCTTAGACTTCGCGCTGACGGTAGCGGGCCGCGCGCTGACCCCCGTGGCCCTGGAGCTGAACGGCGGCCTGTGTCTGGAGGCGTGCGGCGCGCTCGAGGGGCTGTGGGCCGCGCAGCACCCGCGCTCGGCGGCCGAGGACGCGGCGGCGGCGCCGCTCGTGGAAACCATGCTGCGGCGGTCTGCACACTGCCTCATGGAGGGCAAGCAGCTGCTGCTGATCGGCGCGGGCGGCGTCAGCAAGAAGTTCGTGTGGGAGGCGGCGCGCGACTACGGGCTCAAG CTGCACCTGGTGGAGTCGGACCCCAACCACTTTGCATCCCAGCTGGTGCAGACGTTCATCCACTTCGATGTGACAGAGCACCGGCGGGATGAAGAGAATGCACGGTTGCTGGCAGAACTGGTGCGGGCACGTGGCCTGCAGCTGGACGGCTGCTTTTCCTACTGGGATGACTGCCTGGTGCTCACGGCCTTGCTCTGCCAGGAGCTGGGTCTGCCCTGCAGCCCCCCGGCTGCCATGCGCTTGGCCAAGCAGAAGAGCTGCACGCAGCTGCACCTGTTGCGCTGTCAGGGCCCGCCCTGGCCTGCGCCCTCGCTCCACGCTGTGCCCTGCTGCCCGCTGGAGAGCGAGGCTGATGTGGAGAAGGCCGtccaccaggtgcccctgccaggGGTCATGAAGCTGGAGTTCGGGGCAGGTGCAGTGGGTGTGCGGCTGGTGGAGGACGCGCCACAGTGCCACGAACACTTCTCCAGGGTAGCCCGCGACTTGCAGGGGGAGGCTGACCACCCCGGCATCGGGCTGGGCTGGGGCAACGCCATGCTGCTCATGGAGTTCGTTGAGGGCACCGAGCACGATGTGGACCTGGTGTTGTTTGGTGGGCGACTGTTGGCCGCCTTCGTCTCCGACAACGGCCCCACGAGGCTGCCCGGCTTCACTGAGACGGCAGCCTGCATGCCCACGGGGCTGGCACCGGAGCAGGAGGCCCAGCTGGTGCAGGCAGCCTTCCGCTGTTGCTTGGGCTGCGGGCTGCTGGATGGGGTGTTCAACGTGGAGCTCAAGCTGACGGGGGCTGGGCCAAAACTCATCGAGATCAACCCTCGAATGGGTGGCTTCTACCTGAGAGACTGGATCCTGGAGCTCTACGGCGTGGACCTGCTGCTGGCGGCAGCTATGGTGGCCTGCGGCCTGCGGCCTGCCTTGCCCACCCACCCACGTGCCCGTGGCCACCTGGTGGGGGTCATGTGCCTGATGTCCCAGCACCTGCAGGTGCTCAATTCCACCTCCAGCCGAGAGACCCTGCAGGGTCTTCATGACCAGGGCCTGCTGCGCTTCAATTTGCTGGAGGAGATCCTGGAGCAGGGTGAATACGAGGAGCCCTACTGTAGCGTGGCCTGTGCTGGGTCCAGCCCGGCTGAGGCTCGCCTCCGCCTGCTGGGCCTCTGCCAGGGTCTGGGCATCGATGGGCCCGACTACCCTGTTGCCCACTTCCTGTCCCACTTCAAATAG
- the CARNS1 gene encoding carnosine synthase 1 isoform X4, producing MLSLDPLGPEWDCPLGSKDLEEEEGPWGGGSGLPPPGSFSGSWRHDVGLDCKGSLEGAEARAWTTYYYSLLQSCLQQAGLPETQDRSQVPRTGCPGAEVTLCILGSPSTFLSVLLEGGVQSPGNMLLCLSPAWLTKVPAPGQPGEAVLLVSKAVSFHPGGLTFLEDFVPPRRATYFLAGLGLGPGRGREAAELARDLTCPTGASAELARLLEDRLLTRRLLAQQGGVAVPATLAFTYKPPALLRGGDASPGVRLVELSGKEGQEALVKEEVGAFLHSGALGDALQVAVKLSGWRWRGRQALRVYPRVELGTVVDTVLALLEKLEEEESVLVEAVCPPARLPFPGSPPPGPELAVRICAVVCRTQGDRPLLSKLHLVESDPNHFASQLVQTFIHFDVTEHRRDEENARLLAELVRARGLQLDGCFSYWDDCLVLTALLCQELGLPCSPPAAMRLAKQKSCTQLHLLRCQGPPWPAPSLHAVPCCPLESEADVEKAVHQVPLPGVMKLEFGAGAVGVRLVEDAPQCHEHFSRVARDLQGEADHPGIGLGWGNAMLLMEFVEGTEHDVDLVLFGGRLLAAFVSDNGPTRLPGFTETAACMPTGLAPEQEAQLVQAAFRCCLGCGLLDGVFNVELKLTGAGPKLIEINPRMGGFYLRDWILELYGVDLLLAAAMVACGLRPALPTHPRARGHLVGVMCLMSQHLQVLNSTSSRETLQGLHDQGLLRFNLLEEILEQGEYEEPYCSVACAGSSPAEARLRLLGLCQGLGIDGPDYPVAHFLSHFK from the exons ATG CTCTCCCTGGATCCGCTGGGTCCTGAGTGGGACTGCCCCCTGGGCTCCAAGgacctggaggaagaggagggcccATGGGGAGGAGGCTCTGGCCTGCCGCccccaggctccttctctggTTCCTGGCGCCACGACGTGGGCCTGGACTGCAAGGGCTCGCTCGAGGGGGCGGAGGCCCGGGCCTGGACCACCTACTACTACAGCCTCCTGCAGAGCTGTCTGCAGCAAGCTGGCCTTCCGGAGACCCAGGACCGCAGCCAGGTGCCCCGCACAG gctgcccTGGTGCAGAGGTGACCTTATGCATTCTGGGATCCCCCAGCAcctttctgtctgtgctgctggAGGGTGGGGTCCAGAGCCCGG gaAACATGCTTCTCTGCCTGTCCCCTGCTTGGCTGACGAAGGTGCCAGCACCTGGACAGCCAGGCGAGGCGGTCCTGCTGGTCTCTAAGGCTGTGAGCTTCCACCCAGGGGGCCTGACATTCCTGGAGGACTTTGTCCCCCCACGCCGAGCCACCTACTTCCTGgcgggcctggggctgggacccGGCCGGGGTCGAGAGGCAGCTGAACTTGCCCGTGACCTGACCTGCCCCACAGGAGCCTCGGCTGAGCTGGCCCGGCTGCTGGAGGACAGGCTGCTGACAAGGCGACTGCTGGCTCAGCAGGGTGGTGTGGCTGTGCCAGCCACCCTGGCTTTCACCTATAAGCCACCGGCACTGCTGCGGGGAGGGGATGCCAGCCCGGGCGTACGGCTGGTGGAGCTGAGTGGCAAAGAGGGCCAGGAGGCGCTGGTGAAGGAGGAAGTAGGGGCCTTTCTGCACTCCGGGGCCCTGGGTGATGCCCTGCAG GTGGCTGTGAAGCTCAGTGGCTGGCGATGGCGGGGGCGGCAGGCCCTGCGTGTGTACCCACGCGTGGAGCTGGGCACGGTGGTGGACACGGTGCTGGCGTTGCTGGAGaaactggaggaggaggagagtgtCTTGGTGGAGGCTGTGTGCCCACCTGCCCGGCTGCCCTTCCCAG GCAGTCCCCCACCTGGCCCTGAGCTGGCTGTGCGGATCTGTGCTGTGGTATGTCGGACACAGGGTGACaggcccctgctgagcaag CTGCACCTGGTGGAGTCGGACCCCAACCACTTTGCATCCCAGCTGGTGCAGACGTTCATCCACTTCGATGTGACAGAGCACCGGCGGGATGAAGAGAATGCACGGTTGCTGGCAGAACTGGTGCGGGCACGTGGCCTGCAGCTGGACGGCTGCTTTTCCTACTGGGATGACTGCCTGGTGCTCACGGCCTTGCTCTGCCAGGAGCTGGGTCTGCCCTGCAGCCCCCCGGCTGCCATGCGCTTGGCCAAGCAGAAGAGCTGCACGCAGCTGCACCTGTTGCGCTGTCAGGGCCCGCCCTGGCCTGCGCCCTCGCTCCACGCTGTGCCCTGCTGCCCGCTGGAGAGCGAGGCTGATGTGGAGAAGGCCGtccaccaggtgcccctgccaggGGTCATGAAGCTGGAGTTCGGGGCAGGTGCAGTGGGTGTGCGGCTGGTGGAGGACGCGCCACAGTGCCACGAACACTTCTCCAGGGTAGCCCGCGACTTGCAGGGGGAGGCTGACCACCCCGGCATCGGGCTGGGCTGGGGCAACGCCATGCTGCTCATGGAGTTCGTTGAGGGCACCGAGCACGATGTGGACCTGGTGTTGTTTGGTGGGCGACTGTTGGCCGCCTTCGTCTCCGACAACGGCCCCACGAGGCTGCCCGGCTTCACTGAGACGGCAGCCTGCATGCCCACGGGGCTGGCACCGGAGCAGGAGGCCCAGCTGGTGCAGGCAGCCTTCCGCTGTTGCTTGGGCTGCGGGCTGCTGGATGGGGTGTTCAACGTGGAGCTCAAGCTGACGGGGGCTGGGCCAAAACTCATCGAGATCAACCCTCGAATGGGTGGCTTCTACCTGAGAGACTGGATCCTGGAGCTCTACGGCGTGGACCTGCTGCTGGCGGCAGCTATGGTGGCCTGCGGCCTGCGGCCTGCCTTGCCCACCCACCCACGTGCCCGTGGCCACCTGGTGGGGGTCATGTGCCTGATGTCCCAGCACCTGCAGGTGCTCAATTCCACCTCCAGCCGAGAGACCCTGCAGGGTCTTCATGACCAGGGCCTGCTGCGCTTCAATTTGCTGGAGGAGATCCTGGAGCAGGGTGAATACGAGGAGCCCTACTGTAGCGTGGCCTGTGCTGGGTCCAGCCCGGCTGAGGCTCGCCTCCGCCTGCTGGGCCTCTGCCAGGGTCTGGGCATCGATGGGCCCGACTACCCTGTTGCCCACTTCCTGTCCCACTTCAAATAG
- the CARNS1 gene encoding carnosine synthase 1 isoform X1, with product MLSLDPLGPEWDCPLGSKDLEEEEGPWGGGSGLPPPGSFSGSWRHDVGLDCKGSLEGAEARAWTTYYYSLLQSCLQQAGLPETQDRSQVPRTGCPGAEVTLCILGSPSTFLSVLLEGGVQSPGNMLLCLSPAWLTKVPAPGQPGEAVLLVSKAVSFHPGGLTFLEDFVPPRRATYFLAGLGLGPGRGREAAELARDLTCPTGASAELARLLEDRLLTRRLLAQQGGVAVPATLAFTYKPPALLRGGDASPGVRLVELSGKEGQEALVKEEVGAFLHSGALGDALQVAVKLSGWRWRGRQALRVYPRVELGTVVDTVLALLEKLEEEESVLVEAVCPPARLPFPGSPPPGPELAVRICAVVCRTQGDRPLLSKVVCSVGRQDRPLRHRSSLPQTLEVALARCGLGETGQVAVVRQRVKTAAEAALAAVLALEAGLSAEQRGGRRARTDFLGLDFALTVAGRALTPVALELNGGLCLEACGALEGLWAAQHPRSAAEDAAAAPLVETMLRRSAHCLMEGKQLLLIGAGGVSKKFVWEAARDYGLKLHLVESDPNHFASQLVQTFIHFDVTEHRRDEENARLLAELVRARGLQLDGCFSYWDDCLVLTALLCQELGLPCSPPAAMRLAKQKSCTQLHLLRCQGPPWPAPSLHAVPCCPLESEADVEKAVHQVPLPGVMKLEFGAGAVGVRLVEDAPQCHEHFSRVARDLQGEADHPGIGLGWGNAMLLMEFVEGTEHDVDLVLFGGRLLAAFVSDNGPTRLPGFTETAACMPTGLAPEQEAQLVQAAFRCCLGCGLLDGVFNVELKLTGAGPKLIEINPRMGGFYLRDWILELYGVDLLLAAAMVACGLRPALPTHPRARGHLVGVMCLMSQHLQVLNSTSSRETLQGLHDQGLLRFNLLEEILEQGEYEEPYCSVACAGSSPAEARLRLLGLCQGLGIDGPDYPVAHFLSHFK from the exons ATG CTCTCCCTGGATCCGCTGGGTCCTGAGTGGGACTGCCCCCTGGGCTCCAAGgacctggaggaagaggagggcccATGGGGAGGAGGCTCTGGCCTGCCGCccccaggctccttctctggTTCCTGGCGCCACGACGTGGGCCTGGACTGCAAGGGCTCGCTCGAGGGGGCGGAGGCCCGGGCCTGGACCACCTACTACTACAGCCTCCTGCAGAGCTGTCTGCAGCAAGCTGGCCTTCCGGAGACCCAGGACCGCAGCCAGGTGCCCCGCACAG gctgcccTGGTGCAGAGGTGACCTTATGCATTCTGGGATCCCCCAGCAcctttctgtctgtgctgctggAGGGTGGGGTCCAGAGCCCGG gaAACATGCTTCTCTGCCTGTCCCCTGCTTGGCTGACGAAGGTGCCAGCACCTGGACAGCCAGGCGAGGCGGTCCTGCTGGTCTCTAAGGCTGTGAGCTTCCACCCAGGGGGCCTGACATTCCTGGAGGACTTTGTCCCCCCACGCCGAGCCACCTACTTCCTGgcgggcctggggctgggacccGGCCGGGGTCGAGAGGCAGCTGAACTTGCCCGTGACCTGACCTGCCCCACAGGAGCCTCGGCTGAGCTGGCCCGGCTGCTGGAGGACAGGCTGCTGACAAGGCGACTGCTGGCTCAGCAGGGTGGTGTGGCTGTGCCAGCCACCCTGGCTTTCACCTATAAGCCACCGGCACTGCTGCGGGGAGGGGATGCCAGCCCGGGCGTACGGCTGGTGGAGCTGAGTGGCAAAGAGGGCCAGGAGGCGCTGGTGAAGGAGGAAGTAGGGGCCTTTCTGCACTCCGGGGCCCTGGGTGATGCCCTGCAG GTGGCTGTGAAGCTCAGTGGCTGGCGATGGCGGGGGCGGCAGGCCCTGCGTGTGTACCCACGCGTGGAGCTGGGCACGGTGGTGGACACGGTGCTGGCGTTGCTGGAGaaactggaggaggaggagagtgtCTTGGTGGAGGCTGTGTGCCCACCTGCCCGGCTGCCCTTCCCAG GCAGTCCCCCACCTGGCCCTGAGCTGGCTGTGCGGATCTGTGCTGTGGTATGTCGGACACAGGGTGACaggcccctgctgagcaag GTGGTGTGCAGCGTGGGCCGTCAGGACCGGCCTCTGCGGCACCGGAGCTCCTTGCCACAGACGCTGGAGGTGGCACTGGCCCGCTGCGGCCTGGGTGAGACGGGACAGGTGGCGGTCGTGCGACAGCGCGTCAAGACAGCGGCCGAAGCCGCGCTGGCCGCCGTGCTGGCCCTGGAGGCCGGCCTGAGCGCGGAGCAGCGCGGCGGGCGCCGGGCCCGCACGGACTTCCTCG GCTTAGACTTCGCGCTGACGGTAGCGGGCCGCGCGCTGACCCCCGTGGCCCTGGAGCTGAACGGCGGCCTGTGTCTGGAGGCGTGCGGCGCGCTCGAGGGGCTGTGGGCCGCGCAGCACCCGCGCTCGGCGGCCGAGGACGCGGCGGCGGCGCCGCTCGTGGAAACCATGCTGCGGCGGTCTGCACACTGCCTCATGGAGGGCAAGCAGCTGCTGCTGATCGGCGCGGGCGGCGTCAGCAAGAAGTTCGTGTGGGAGGCGGCGCGCGACTACGGGCTCAAG CTGCACCTGGTGGAGTCGGACCCCAACCACTTTGCATCCCAGCTGGTGCAGACGTTCATCCACTTCGATGTGACAGAGCACCGGCGGGATGAAGAGAATGCACGGTTGCTGGCAGAACTGGTGCGGGCACGTGGCCTGCAGCTGGACGGCTGCTTTTCCTACTGGGATGACTGCCTGGTGCTCACGGCCTTGCTCTGCCAGGAGCTGGGTCTGCCCTGCAGCCCCCCGGCTGCCATGCGCTTGGCCAAGCAGAAGAGCTGCACGCAGCTGCACCTGTTGCGCTGTCAGGGCCCGCCCTGGCCTGCGCCCTCGCTCCACGCTGTGCCCTGCTGCCCGCTGGAGAGCGAGGCTGATGTGGAGAAGGCCGtccaccaggtgcccctgccaggGGTCATGAAGCTGGAGTTCGGGGCAGGTGCAGTGGGTGTGCGGCTGGTGGAGGACGCGCCACAGTGCCACGAACACTTCTCCAGGGTAGCCCGCGACTTGCAGGGGGAGGCTGACCACCCCGGCATCGGGCTGGGCTGGGGCAACGCCATGCTGCTCATGGAGTTCGTTGAGGGCACCGAGCACGATGTGGACCTGGTGTTGTTTGGTGGGCGACTGTTGGCCGCCTTCGTCTCCGACAACGGCCCCACGAGGCTGCCCGGCTTCACTGAGACGGCAGCCTGCATGCCCACGGGGCTGGCACCGGAGCAGGAGGCCCAGCTGGTGCAGGCAGCCTTCCGCTGTTGCTTGGGCTGCGGGCTGCTGGATGGGGTGTTCAACGTGGAGCTCAAGCTGACGGGGGCTGGGCCAAAACTCATCGAGATCAACCCTCGAATGGGTGGCTTCTACCTGAGAGACTGGATCCTGGAGCTCTACGGCGTGGACCTGCTGCTGGCGGCAGCTATGGTGGCCTGCGGCCTGCGGCCTGCCTTGCCCACCCACCCACGTGCCCGTGGCCACCTGGTGGGGGTCATGTGCCTGATGTCCCAGCACCTGCAGGTGCTCAATTCCACCTCCAGCCGAGAGACCCTGCAGGGTCTTCATGACCAGGGCCTGCTGCGCTTCAATTTGCTGGAGGAGATCCTGGAGCAGGGTGAATACGAGGAGCCCTACTGTAGCGTGGCCTGTGCTGGGTCCAGCCCGGCTGAGGCTCGCCTCCGCCTGCTGGGCCTCTGCCAGGGTCTGGGCATCGATGGGCCCGACTACCCTGTTGCCCACTTCCTGTCCCACTTCAAATAG
- the CARNS1 gene encoding carnosine synthase 1 isoform X3, with protein MLLCLSPAWLTKVPAPGQPGEAVLLVSKAVSFHPGGLTFLEDFVPPRRATYFLAGLGLGPGRGREAAELARDLTCPTGASAELARLLEDRLLTRRLLAQQGGVAVPATLAFTYKPPALLRGGDASPGVRLVELSGKEGQEALVKEEVGAFLHSGALGDALQVAVKLSGWRWRGRQALRVYPRVELGTVVDTVLALLEKLEEEESVLVEAVCPPARLPFPGSPPPGPELAVRICAVVCRTQGDRPLLSKVVCSVGRQDRPLRHRSSLPQTLEVALARCGLGETGQVAVVRQRVKTAAEAALAAVLALEAGLSAEQRGGRRARTDFLGLDFALTVAGRALTPVALELNGGLCLEACGALEGLWAAQHPRSAAEDAAAAPLVETMLRRSAHCLMEGKQLLLIGAGGVSKKFVWEAARDYGLKLHLVESDPNHFASQLVQTFIHFDVTEHRRDEENARLLAELVRARGLQLDGCFSYWDDCLVLTALLCQELGLPCSPPAAMRLAKQKSCTQLHLLRCQGPPWPAPSLHAVPCCPLESEADVEKAVHQVPLPGVMKLEFGAGAVGVRLVEDAPQCHEHFSRVARDLQGEADHPGIGLGWGNAMLLMEFVEGTEHDVDLVLFGGRLLAAFVSDNGPTRLPGFTETAACMPTGLAPEQEAQLVQAAFRCCLGCGLLDGVFNVELKLTGAGPKLIEINPRMGGFYLRDWILELYGVDLLLAAAMVACGLRPALPTHPRARGHLVGVMCLMSQHLQVLNSTSSRETLQGLHDQGLLRFNLLEEILEQGEYEEPYCSVACAGSSPAEARLRLLGLCQGLGIDGPDYPVAHFLSHFK; from the exons ATGCTTCTCTGCCTGTCCCCTGCTTGGCTGACGAAGGTGCCAGCACCTGGACAGCCAGGCGAGGCGGTCCTGCTGGTCTCTAAGGCTGTGAGCTTCCACCCAGGGGGCCTGACATTCCTGGAGGACTTTGTCCCCCCACGCCGAGCCACCTACTTCCTGgcgggcctggggctgggacccGGCCGGGGTCGAGAGGCAGCTGAACTTGCCCGTGACCTGACCTGCCCCACAGGAGCCTCGGCTGAGCTGGCCCGGCTGCTGGAGGACAGGCTGCTGACAAGGCGACTGCTGGCTCAGCAGGGTGGTGTGGCTGTGCCAGCCACCCTGGCTTTCACCTATAAGCCACCGGCACTGCTGCGGGGAGGGGATGCCAGCCCGGGCGTACGGCTGGTGGAGCTGAGTGGCAAAGAGGGCCAGGAGGCGCTGGTGAAGGAGGAAGTAGGGGCCTTTCTGCACTCCGGGGCCCTGGGTGATGCCCTGCAG GTGGCTGTGAAGCTCAGTGGCTGGCGATGGCGGGGGCGGCAGGCCCTGCGTGTGTACCCACGCGTGGAGCTGGGCACGGTGGTGGACACGGTGCTGGCGTTGCTGGAGaaactggaggaggaggagagtgtCTTGGTGGAGGCTGTGTGCCCACCTGCCCGGCTGCCCTTCCCAG GCAGTCCCCCACCTGGCCCTGAGCTGGCTGTGCGGATCTGTGCTGTGGTATGTCGGACACAGGGTGACaggcccctgctgagcaag GTGGTGTGCAGCGTGGGCCGTCAGGACCGGCCTCTGCGGCACCGGAGCTCCTTGCCACAGACGCTGGAGGTGGCACTGGCCCGCTGCGGCCTGGGTGAGACGGGACAGGTGGCGGTCGTGCGACAGCGCGTCAAGACAGCGGCCGAAGCCGCGCTGGCCGCCGTGCTGGCCCTGGAGGCCGGCCTGAGCGCGGAGCAGCGCGGCGGGCGCCGGGCCCGCACGGACTTCCTCG GCTTAGACTTCGCGCTGACGGTAGCGGGCCGCGCGCTGACCCCCGTGGCCCTGGAGCTGAACGGCGGCCTGTGTCTGGAGGCGTGCGGCGCGCTCGAGGGGCTGTGGGCCGCGCAGCACCCGCGCTCGGCGGCCGAGGACGCGGCGGCGGCGCCGCTCGTGGAAACCATGCTGCGGCGGTCTGCACACTGCCTCATGGAGGGCAAGCAGCTGCTGCTGATCGGCGCGGGCGGCGTCAGCAAGAAGTTCGTGTGGGAGGCGGCGCGCGACTACGGGCTCAAG CTGCACCTGGTGGAGTCGGACCCCAACCACTTTGCATCCCAGCTGGTGCAGACGTTCATCCACTTCGATGTGACAGAGCACCGGCGGGATGAAGAGAATGCACGGTTGCTGGCAGAACTGGTGCGGGCACGTGGCCTGCAGCTGGACGGCTGCTTTTCCTACTGGGATGACTGCCTGGTGCTCACGGCCTTGCTCTGCCAGGAGCTGGGTCTGCCCTGCAGCCCCCCGGCTGCCATGCGCTTGGCCAAGCAGAAGAGCTGCACGCAGCTGCACCTGTTGCGCTGTCAGGGCCCGCCCTGGCCTGCGCCCTCGCTCCACGCTGTGCCCTGCTGCCCGCTGGAGAGCGAGGCTGATGTGGAGAAGGCCGtccaccaggtgcccctgccaggGGTCATGAAGCTGGAGTTCGGGGCAGGTGCAGTGGGTGTGCGGCTGGTGGAGGACGCGCCACAGTGCCACGAACACTTCTCCAGGGTAGCCCGCGACTTGCAGGGGGAGGCTGACCACCCCGGCATCGGGCTGGGCTGGGGCAACGCCATGCTGCTCATGGAGTTCGTTGAGGGCACCGAGCACGATGTGGACCTGGTGTTGTTTGGTGGGCGACTGTTGGCCGCCTTCGTCTCCGACAACGGCCCCACGAGGCTGCCCGGCTTCACTGAGACGGCAGCCTGCATGCCCACGGGGCTGGCACCGGAGCAGGAGGCCCAGCTGGTGCAGGCAGCCTTCCGCTGTTGCTTGGGCTGCGGGCTGCTGGATGGGGTGTTCAACGTGGAGCTCAAGCTGACGGGGGCTGGGCCAAAACTCATCGAGATCAACCCTCGAATGGGTGGCTTCTACCTGAGAGACTGGATCCTGGAGCTCTACGGCGTGGACCTGCTGCTGGCGGCAGCTATGGTGGCCTGCGGCCTGCGGCCTGCCTTGCCCACCCACCCACGTGCCCGTGGCCACCTGGTGGGGGTCATGTGCCTGATGTCCCAGCACCTGCAGGTGCTCAATTCCACCTCCAGCCGAGAGACCCTGCAGGGTCTTCATGACCAGGGCCTGCTGCGCTTCAATTTGCTGGAGGAGATCCTGGAGCAGGGTGAATACGAGGAGCCCTACTGTAGCGTGGCCTGTGCTGGGTCCAGCCCGGCTGAGGCTCGCCTCCGCCTGCTGGGCCTCTGCCAGGGTCTGGGCATCGATGGGCCCGACTACCCTGTTGCCCACTTCCTGTCCCACTTCAAATAG